From Spiroplasma endosymbiont of Amphimallon solstitiale:
TAAGAAAAGTTATCAGAAATAAAAAAGTTTTTCCTAATGATATGTCAGTTTTCAAAATATTTTATTTAGCAATTGAAAATATAACAAAAAAATGAACATTGCCTATTCAAAATTGAAATACAGCAATTGCTCATTTTATGATAAAATTTGAAGACAGAATTAATCTAAACTAGTACTTTGTAAAACAAAGATACACAGATTTCTAAAAAGCCTCTCAGTTTTAAGTTTATCTAAATATCTTGCAAATATAGAACCAGTTAAAACACTAGGTACACCATAATATCAACTTTGCGCTTTAATAGGATCAAGTATTTTTAATTCTTCTAAATCATTAATTTTATCTTGTTTTAAATTATGTTCATTTAATTTTCAATTTGAATAATGAAATAATTTAAAAATATTATTATCAAATACTGATTTAATTTGTTCATTATTTTCTTTCATTAAATCTAAATTAAAAGGTACAATTTTATTCATATATTCAATAAAATATTGATAAATATTATCTGGATTACAACTTCTAATTTTAATAGTTTTTTTAGCATTACCTAATGCAAATGTAATTGCTTGAAATTCTTGTTGACTAAATTCATTTGCTTCTTCACATCATTCTATTGCTAAATCAAAACCTTTTATTTCACTACGAGAAAGACCTTTAAGTGGTATTCTATCATTACTATTACTATATACACCCATAACTCTAATAAATGATTTTGAACCTTTAAAACGAAAATCTGCTTGTTTATTTGGATATTTTAAAGTAAAATCTTTATAATCAAAACTAATATTAATTAAAGCTTCATCAATTTCTTTTGTTAATTCATTAATATCTTTATTTAATTTTCTAAAACAATATATAGCAATTGATTTATTAACTTTAATTGAAATTGCTATTAATATTGCTAATTCTTCTGCAATACTATATGTTTTACTTGAATATCTACTTCCACTTAAATTATATTCACTATGAGTAAAATCACTTTTATTTAATAATCAATAACTAATTTCATGTAAATAAGTAAATTCTTTATTCATAATATTATTCCTGTAATTCTTCTAATTTTCATACATTACCTTTTAAATTACCTTTTCCACTATAAATAGTAATCAATTTAGCATGTTGAACTGATAAAATTACTATATTAACACTATCATTAAAGGTTTGTATTGGTACACCAGCAATTTTATTATCCGTTATAATAAATTCTTGAATAGTATAAACTGGATTATATATACTTCAAGAATAATAAACTCTATAATGTTTATTAACTATAAAATCATAAGTAATTTGTCGAGGCTTTTTAGAAATCTGTGTATCTTTGTTTTACAAAGTACTAGTTTAGATTAATTCTGTCTTCAAATTTTATCATAAAATGAGCAATTGCTGTATTTCAATTTTGAATAGGCAATGTTCATTTTTTTGTTATATTTTCAATTGCTAAATAAAATATTTTGAAAACTGACATATCATTAGGAAAAACTTTTTTATTTCTGATAACTTTTCTTAATTGACTATTAACAGATTCAATAGCATTTGTAGTATAAATTACTCTTTTGATTTCTACAGGATAACTAATAAAAACCATTAAATTTTCTCAATTTTTATATCAAGATTTAGCAATTTGAGGATATTGTTTATTTCATTTACTTTCAAATGATTCTAAAGCTTGCATTGCTTGTTCTTCACTACATGCAGTATAAATTGGCTTTAAATCTGTAACTAAAGTTTTTCGATGTTTGTATGAAACATATTTTAAACTATTTCGAATTTGATGAACAATGCATAATTGATGTTCTGTTTTAGGATAAACTGATTGTATTGCTTCTGACATGCCTGTTAAATTGTCACTACAAGCAATAAGAATATCATTTAAGCCTCGATTTTTCATTTCTGTCAAATTAGATAATCAAAATTTAGCACCTTCATTTTCACTAATTCATAAGCCTAAAACATCTTTTTTGCCTTCTAAATCAACTACTAATGCTATATAAACTGATTTGTTAATAATGCGTTTATCTTGTCTTACTTTAACTACTATACAATCAAAGTAAACAATAGGATAAATACTTTCTAATGGTCGATTTTGTCATGCTTTGACATCATCAATAACATCATCAGTAATTTGACTAATAACACTTTCACTAATATCAGCACCATGATATAACTCTTGTAACTGCATTCTAATGTCAGATAGAGTCATACCTTTTGCATATAGTGAAAGCACTTGTTGATCAAAACCATCAAATCTTCGCTGTCTTTTTGCAACTATTAAAGGAGTAAAATCACTATTGCGATCTCTTGGTACATCAATCTCAATTTTACCTTGTTGAGTTATTAATTTTTTTGAACTTGTACCATTACGAGCATTTTCAGTATTACTATGTTGATTTTTTTCATATCCTAAATAATTTTGCATTTCAGAATTCAACATTTTTTCAACTAAACGTTTTGTTAATTCTTTATATAAACCCCCTTCTTTAAAAACTGTTGTTAAATCTTCAGTATTTTCTAATAATAAATCTACTGCTTTTGATATTGGATCATTATTATTAATATTTTGTTTTTTAGCCATCTGTAACTCACTCTTTCTAGTCATTTAATTATATTTACTAGAATTAATTAAACATAGTTATTTTTGTAAGTTACACAGATTACTAAACATTGCCGAAATTGAAATATTATCACCATTTCCAAAAGCAATTCATACAAGTAATGATATTAGAGCAATTATTTTAAGACAATATCCAAATGTTAAATCAAAACACATAATTGTTTCTGACCCCGAAAGTAATGTTGCATTAATAGTTGGTGATAATGATGTTTATCAAGGTTGAATTAAAGTAACAGTTAAAAAATTAGAAATTAAAGGAGAATAAACAAATGCAAAAGGAAAAAATTAAAATTAGAAATTATGAATTTGAATTAAATTCTTATGTAGTAGATTCCTTATTAGATGTTATAAGAGAACTGATAAAAACAAATAAAGGAGAATAAATTATGTTAGATGAAATTTTAAAAGTAATTTTTGATAGAGCAGATAAAAAAGAATTAATTAATATGATAGAAAGATTAATTCTTTGTACTAATAATAGAAAAGAAACAAAAAAATGACTTATTAGAGAATTTGATAAAAATAATTATGTTTTAGAAAAATTATTACAATTAGAAATACAAGGAGAAAAAAATGGAAACAAATAATTATACTTTAACTAAATTAATTAGAACTGGTATAAGTCCTATTTGTGCAATGATTGGTACAAGTGCTTATTATGGTCAAGTAATTGCAAATCCAATATTAGGTTCAATTAATAGTTTATTATTTGGTAAAAAATTAGGTTTAGATATATGAAATTTAAATCAAAGACCAAATACAAAAACTAAATTAATTAATAGTTCTAAAAAAATTATTTTAGGTTTAGGAACAATTGGTTTAGCAAATTATAGTAAATGAACAGAAAATAATATTAATCCTATTATTCCAACAACACCAACTCCAATAACTACTACAACTACAACAGAAGGTCCTCCATGATTACTATTAAATAAACAAGAAAATCAGTCATTAATGGATTGAGATACATATATTAGTTTAAATGCTTATGGTATATCAAATCTTATTAGTGGAATTCTAGAATTAATACCTAATAAATTTGAAGCAATAAGAAAAATTTGTAATATGGCAACTGGTGGATGTTTAATATCAAGTGGTGTTGCTATGGGTATTAATAATGATTTTAATAATTCTTATGCAGTACCTACCATAATTGCTGGTGTAAGTGAAATTATCCATAATTTACTTCCAATAGAAACAAATCATAATAGAGAAATGCAAGAAACTTCATTTACAAATGAAACTGCAAGATTAATAAATGATAATAGATTTACTATTAATAGTGAAACATCAAGTCAATATGGTAGTGGTAATATAAGCGAAGCACTATTAAATAATGATAATGCTTCATTAAATTGAGATTATAATCACATGAGTTTATAAAGGAGGTGAAAAATAATGAATAAAGAAAAATTACTTGAATATTACAATGATAAATTAAAACAACATGAAAAAGATTTACAAGAAATACGACTGAATGAAGGTATAGCTAAAAATATTTTAATAGACACAAAATATATGATTGAAAAAATTAATAAAGGTGAATTTGATGAATAATCAAAAATAAAAAAATAAAAAATTGAAAGGAAAATATAAAAATGAAAGAATTTTTAAAAGCACTTGAAACAATTGGAATAAGCACTGGTATATTAATTTGCAGAGAAATTATTGTTTTATTAAAACGATTTATTACAACTCCAAAACATGTTAGAGCAAATAACAAAATTATCAAACATCAAAAAAAATTAGCAAAATTAAATGAAAAGATTAATAAAGAAAATAAATAATAAAGGAGAAAAATAATATGACAAAAATTGAATTTAATGAAAAATATAGAAAACAAGATATCAGTATTGATAGAGATTTTGATTTACATATTGATAATTGTTTTAAATTTTCTGATATCAATACATTAGAAAATGCTGTTAATGATTATAAAAAACTAATAAGTGAAATGCCACAATTAGTTAAAGATTGATTATTGGGATAAGATTAGGAGAATGTTAAATGTTAGAAAATGAAAATAATGTTCAACAAACAACTGAACCTTTAACTGAAAATAATGCTCAACAAGAAATAGAAAATAAAGTTAATGAAGCAGAAAATAAGTTAAATAAACTTAATCAAGAAATTAAAGAAAAAGAAATAATTAATATATTTAAAAAATATCAAGTTAAAAGTGAATTTTATGATTTTTTAAAATTTAAAACTAATAATTTAGAAAATTCAAAAATTGAAGAAACTATTAAAAAAATCATTAAAGAACAACCAGTATTTAAAGAAACAATTAATACAGGTGGCAAACCACAAACAATAATAACAAATCAACCAAGTTCAATAAAAAGTACATTATTGGATTATAAAAAAAATAATAATTTATAACAGAAAGGAAATCAAAAAATGGCAATACAATTCAATAAAAATTTAGATAATACCGAAAAATTAGTAGAAGCACCAGAGTTTATAGAATTTTATAAACAATCAAATTCACCATGAGCAAGTTTTTTTCCTATCGAAATGGTTAATTCAACAAAAATTGAATTTATAGTTAAAAAACCAAAAAATTCAGAAATTAAAGTATTAAAATGAAATGATAAAAGCAAAGGATTAGATGTTAGTTATGCTGAAACTATTAAAATTTTAAAAGAAATTAAAGAAGAAGCAGTTGCGGGTGAAATAATTGCTAATGTTGATTTAAATGCTGAAAATGGACAAAATTTATTAAATACAATGCAATATGAAGTTGCTAATGACTTAGCAGATTATTTAGCAAATAATGATACAAATGTAATTACAAAATATGCAACTAAAATAGACATTACTGATAAATCACCAGTAGGATATTTAAAATCAATGTTAGATGCTTGAAATACTTTATTTCAACTAAGAAATAGTAATAATTGTCGTTTTTTTATTACTAATAATCTTTATGATAGTATTGTTTATTTAGCTAATAATAAAGGATTAATTACTGATAATCAGATTGCTCAACAATTAAGATTAAATGGAAATGATTTATATATTAAAGGTGTACTATGTCAAATTGTAATGGATGATTATATGACATTTACTGATAATAATGAAACTAAAATTATGTCTTTTGTTTTAGCAACACCAAGAGCAATGAAAAGATATATGTTACAAAATACAGTTGTATATGTTCAAGATATTGCTGATGGTAAAGTTGGAAGAAGATATTTAGTTGGTGGAGAAGTAACTGGTGAATCAATACCCTATATAACAGATGAAGAAACAACTTCACGCTGAATGTTATGTGCAATTGTTAATAATGATAAAAATGATTTAAAAACTAAGATTACAAATTTAACAACTGATATTACTGCAAATGGTAATAACAATAACAATGAATTAAATACAGAAATAAAAAGTACTAATGAACTTAAATCATTAAATCCAAATTTAACAAATCCAACTATTAAATATTTTAGTGATGCACAAGGAAAAACTAATGTAAGTAATCAAAAACAAAAAGCAGGTGACTTATATATAACTATTACTGCAAATATTAATGACTTAAATTATAAAGGAACAACAAATCCAATTAAAATAACTCTTAAATAAAGGAAATTAATATCATGCCAATTGGTACAACTAGTACAGCAATACTTTTAAACATAAATAAACCAAAACATACTAGAACAAGTAACCAACAAGAAAATAAAAGTTTTTGATGAGAAATTTTAGAAATGATTGGTGTACAAGTAATAGCAGTAGCACTTGCTCCTTTTACTGGTGGTTTAAGTGAAAGTATAGCACTTGGATTAGGTGCAAGTGATTTTATTGCAAGTACTATTAATTTTGGTATTTATGCTACAACTGATTTTACTATTAATCAAGTTTATGATTATTTAAAAGGAAATGTAACACCATTAAATACTTTTTTTAATATATTACCTGCATTTGTTGGAATTAATAAAATTAGTCGTGGTTATCGTACTACTAAATTTATTAAGTTAGCACAAAAAACTAAAACATTAGAACAAATTGGTGTTAAAGAAGCAAAAAATTTACAAGAAATTATTAGTCAAGTAAGTGGAAAAGAAATTTTAACAGATAAAATCATTGGTAATAAACGTTATTTATTTAATTATAGTTTGGCACCTAATCGTGAAACAATAACACAAAATTTAGGTTATGTTGCTGAAAAACAATTTAAAAATAATTTTAAATCTTTAAAATCACAACAAATAAAAGAATATTTATCATTACAAAATACATTAATAAAATTAAGTCCACAATTAACTCCAAAGTTTAAAATTAAAGATATTGAAAAAGCAAATAACTTTTTAAAAAAATATAATACTGAATTAAAAGAAGTATTAAAAATGAACCAACATGATTGATTAAATTTAGTTCATACAATACATACAGAGAATAGATATGGAAAAACTTTAATTTTAGATTTACAAAAAATTCGTGCTAATGCTATTAAATTTAATTTTAAAAATAGTTCAATTCATAAAATTGTTTTAAATGCAAATAAAATTTTTAAGTATTTTGATATTAGATTTTATTTAAAAAAAGGTTTAAATAAATTTTGAAAAGATACACCATATTTTGAAAAATTACGAGAAAGTATATATAAATTACAAGAAAAATTTGAAAAATTAGAAAAACAAGCATTTGAAAAAATTAATAAATTAAAAGAAAAAGCAACAGATTTATTTACTAGTGCAGAAAAAAGAGCAATTAAACATGCACAATTAATTCCACTAAATTCACCAGTATTTATGGGTTGTAAAATTCAACCTTTATCATTAGACAAATGTGCAATTACTATTTATCATCGTAATCCTAAGTATAAACCAATTACAGTTGTTGATAGTATTCTTAAAGCAAAAACTTTTGTTACTCAAATACATCCATTTCATTGATATCGTTGATATAGTGGTTGATACATTGGTTATGGTGTTAATCGTAATAAATGATTAAAAGCAATAGCATTTGCTCCACCAGTGGTGCAACAAGTAATTAGAGATAGTTTTAAAGTATATAGAGAAATATTTAGAACTATTAGAACTTATCATAAAGTAGTAAATGTTATTAATAATCCTATTGAAAATATTAATAAATCATTTAAAAGTGTTGGTTTAAAATTTTCAGTTAATACTTTATTTGGTACTGGACTATTACATCATTTAGAAAAATTTGCATATAGTCAAGTTGTAGAAAAAGGTAAGAAAAAATTACAAAAAGAAATTATCCATATATCACATAGGAAAACTAAAACAAAAACTAAACATTATAAAAAAGCATTTTTTAAGGAATGATAAATTATGATTAATAAACTTTGAACTGATGTCAGTCTTGAAAATTATAATAACTGATATCCATTAACTGGAAAAATTACAGAAACTCCACCGCAATATATAAATACATGACCTAATGTAAAAGACTGATTTACAACTTTTGCTATTCGCGCTCAAAATGATATTAATGCTTATCTTGATTTTATTTTATCTAAATTTCCTTTTGATAGTTTTAAAGATGAATTAATTAAAGAAACATTAAGAGATATGGTTTATGTAATGGTTGAACATTGAGTATTTAATCGTACAC
This genomic window contains:
- a CDS encoding IS256 family transposase, encoding MAKKQNINNNDPISKAVDLLLENTEDLTTVFKEGGLYKELTKRLVEKMLNSEMQNYLGYEKNQHSNTENARNGTSSKKLITQQGKIEIDVPRDRNSDFTPLIVAKRQRRFDGFDQQVLSLYAKGMTLSDIRMQLQELYHGADISESVISQITDDVIDDVKAWQNRPLESIYPIVYFDCIVVKVRQDKRIINKSVYIALVVDLEGKKDVLGLWISENEGAKFWLSNLTEMKNRGLNDILIACSDNLTGMSEAIQSVYPKTEHQLCIVHQIRNSLKYVSYKHRKTLVTDLKPIYTACSEEQAMQALESFESKWNKQYPQIAKSWYKNWENLMVFISYPVEIKRVIYTTNAIESVNSQLRKVIRNKKVFPNDMSVFKIFYLAIENITKKWTLPIQNWNTAIAHFMIKFEDRINLN